From the Anaerolineales bacterium genome, one window contains:
- the thpR gene encoding RNA 2',3'-cyclic phosphodiesterase → MSLTRAFVALEMPEPMQRELHKLALPIQRQMKDLPLRWVQIPNIHLTLKFLGPVAPEQIAQIGPRLQALAAQTPPLPVHIAAVGAFPNAAQPRVLWAGLETPPELHDLQASLERELVALGFPAEPHPFRPHLTLARVRREHRPANIKRISEMLAEARVNPPQSIALDSLALFSSDLKPGGSVYTPLVRSALVGN, encoded by the coding sequence ATGTCCCTGACCCGCGCCTTCGTCGCCCTTGAAATGCCTGAGCCTATGCAACGCGAGCTGCATAAGCTGGCGCTGCCCATCCAGCGCCAAATGAAAGACTTGCCCCTGCGCTGGGTGCAGATCCCCAACATCCACCTGACCCTCAAATTCCTAGGGCCGGTCGCGCCGGAGCAGATTGCTCAGATCGGCCCGCGGCTGCAGGCTTTGGCGGCTCAAACGCCGCCGCTGCCGGTGCACATCGCCGCCGTCGGCGCTTTTCCCAATGCGGCGCAACCGCGCGTGCTGTGGGCCGGCTTGGAAACCCCGCCGGAGCTGCATGACCTGCAGGCCAGCCTGGAGCGAGAATTGGTCGCCCTGGGCTTCCCGGCCGAGCCGCACCCCTTCCGCCCGCACCTCACTCTGGCGCGCGTGCGCCGGGAACATCGCCCGGCCAACATCAAACGCATCAGTGAAATGCTGGCTGAGGCCAGGGTCAACCCGCCGCAAAGCATTGCACTGGACAGCCTGGCCCTGTTTAGCAGCGACCTCAAACCGGGCGGCTCCGTGTATACTCCTTTGGTACGCAGTGCACTTGTTGGAAATTAG
- a CDS encoding PaaI family thioesterase, with the protein METAHQHKLPNSRNCFACGMHNAIGLKLAFYAQPDGSVAGEYIVPTQFEGYPGITHGGIVASILDEAVSRVFMVADHNRFMYTGRLTTRLRRHVPVDQPLRITGRALRDRGRTAEAEAHIYGPDGELLAEAEALLVALPPGDLQAADLEELGWGVYPDQA; encoded by the coding sequence ATGGAAACTGCACACCAACACAAGCTGCCCAACTCCCGGAATTGCTTTGCCTGCGGCATGCACAATGCGATTGGCCTCAAACTGGCCTTCTATGCCCAGCCGGATGGCAGCGTGGCCGGCGAATACATCGTTCCCACCCAATTCGAAGGCTATCCGGGCATCACGCACGGCGGCATCGTGGCGTCTATTTTGGATGAAGCCGTCAGCCGGGTTTTCATGGTGGCGGATCACAACCGTTTCATGTACACCGGCCGCTTGACCACGCGCCTGCGCCGGCATGTCCCGGTGGACCAGCCGCTGCGCATCACTGGCCGAGCCCTGCGCGACCGCGGCCGCACGGCTGAGGCCGAGGCGCACATCTATGGCCCCGACGGTGAACTGCTGGCCGAGGCGGAAGCCTTGCTGGTGGCTTTGCCGCCCGGGGACTTGCAGGCCGCCGATCTTGAAGAATTGGGCTGGGGCGTATACCCCGACCAGGCATGA
- a CDS encoding alpha/beta fold hydrolase encodes MAFFKRFFRDEQRRLDAGVWEALPGEVVRLSDGATYYQQVGPARGRPVILIHGFSVPQFIWDPTFDALAAAGLHVIRYDLFGRGYSDRPLQPYDKALFMRQLAELMDALKLPRADLVALSMGGPLAAEFAFRFPKRVAKLALIDPAGFELGLPPAVQALRLPLVGELALGVLGRFGRRSLIESMLTDFYQPSQVMLDYFVPRYQEQMQYRGFKRAILSTFRRGLLDEDLQVYQRLGQGGKPVLLVWGEHDQTVPFHHHQTFQQLVPQAEFHAIPAAGHLPHFERPELVNPLLVEFLARTPA; translated from the coding sequence TTGGCCTTTTTCAAGCGCTTCTTCCGCGATGAACAGCGCCGCTTGGACGCCGGCGTGTGGGAAGCGCTGCCGGGCGAAGTCGTACGCCTGAGCGACGGGGCCACCTATTATCAGCAGGTCGGGCCGGCGCGCGGTCGGCCAGTCATCCTGATCCACGGTTTTTCCGTCCCCCAGTTCATCTGGGATCCGACCTTCGATGCGCTGGCTGCGGCCGGCCTGCATGTCATCCGCTACGACCTCTTCGGCCGCGGCTACTCCGACCGGCCGCTGCAGCCTTACGACAAGGCTCTGTTCATGCGCCAATTGGCGGAGCTGATGGATGCGCTCAAGCTGCCGCGGGCAGACCTGGTGGCGCTCTCGATGGGCGGGCCGCTGGCCGCCGAATTCGCCTTTCGTTTTCCCAAGCGCGTCGCCAAATTGGCTCTGATCGACCCGGCGGGCTTTGAGCTGGGGCTGCCACCCGCGGTGCAAGCTCTGCGCCTGCCGCTGGTCGGCGAGCTGGCCCTGGGCGTGTTGGGCCGCTTCGGGCGGCGCAGCCTGATCGAGAGCATGCTCACGGACTTTTACCAGCCCAGCCAGGTGATGCTGGACTATTTTGTGCCGCGCTACCAGGAGCAGATGCAGTACCGGGGGTTCAAGCGCGCCATACTCTCCACTTTCCGCCGCGGCCTGCTGGACGAAGATCTGCAGGTCTACCAACGGCTGGGGCAGGGCGGCAAGCCGGTTTTGCTGGTCTGGGGCGAGCACGACCAGACCGTGCCGTTTCACCACCATCAGACTTTCCAGCAGCTGGTGCCTCAGGCCGAGTTTCACGCCATCCCGGCCGCCGGCCACCTGCCGCATTTTGAGCGCCCTGAACTGGTCAACCCGCTGCTGGTTGAGTTTCTCGCTCGCACGCCAGCCTGA
- the cofC gene encoding 2-phospho-L-lactate guanylyltransferase — translation MALWAIVPVKPLRRGKSRLAGVLSEDERAALNQRLLLQTVDVLSRVPDVKNILVISRDPEALALAREQGARTLQEDGAPHLNVALQRATVVAKTYMATSILIVPADLPQITTTDIQALIDAASEPGVAVIAPDHRREGTNALLLNPVGDFPYDFGPDSFARHSRLAQEAGLQVKVLELESLAHDVDVPEDLSFLGELDY, via the coding sequence ATGGCTCTTTGGGCGATTGTCCCTGTCAAACCCCTGCGCCGCGGCAAGTCGCGCCTGGCTGGCGTACTTTCCGAAGATGAGCGCGCCGCGCTCAACCAGCGGCTCTTGCTGCAAACGGTGGATGTGCTCAGCCGCGTGCCGGACGTCAAGAACATCCTGGTGATCAGCCGCGACCCGGAGGCTTTGGCCCTGGCCCGTGAGCAGGGCGCTCGGACGCTGCAGGAAGACGGCGCACCGCACCTCAACGTCGCCTTGCAGCGCGCCACCGTGGTGGCCAAGACCTACATGGCCACCAGCATTCTCATCGTGCCGGCTGATCTGCCGCAAATCACCACCACTGATATTCAGGCCCTGATCGACGCGGCCAGCGAACCCGGGGTGGCTGTGATTGCCCCGGACCACCGCCGCGAGGGCACCAATGCGCTGCTGCTCAACCCGGTGGGTGACTTCCCTTATGACTTTGGCCCGGATTCCTTCGCCCGGCATAGCCGTCTGGCGCAAGAAGCGGGTCTGCAGGTCAAAGTACTGGAACTGGAATCGCTGGCCCACGATGTGGATGTGCCTGAGGACCTTAGCTTCTTGGGTGAATTGGACTATTAG
- the rsfS gene encoding ribosome silencing factor — MEPIELARNLAETLEDKKGEDIILLDLQELAPLSDYFVICSGSSDRTIKALMDAAVDVARENFKVKPRREGKPEEGWLLADYGSVVVHVFSNHQREYYRLEDLWSEAKVLLHVQ; from the coding sequence TTGGAACCGATTGAACTGGCCCGCAACCTGGCGGAAACCCTGGAAGACAAAAAAGGCGAGGACATCATCCTGCTCGACCTGCAGGAACTGGCCCCGCTCAGTGATTATTTTGTGATCTGCTCCGGCAGCAGCGACCGCACGATCAAAGCCCTGATGGATGCGGCGGTGGACGTTGCCCGCGAGAATTTCAAAGTCAAGCCGCGCCGCGAGGGCAAGCCGGAAGAAGGCTGGCTGTTGGCCGACTACGGCTCCGTGGTCGTGCATGTCTTCTCCAACCACCAGCGCGAGTACTACCGCTTGGAAGACCTCTGGTCCGAAGCTAAGGTGTTGTTGCACGTGCAATAG
- a CDS encoding molybdopterin-dependent oxidoreductase, with product MSAIGKSAQRVDARGKVTGQTLYPGDINYPGQLYGKVLFANRPHARILSINTGPAEALPGVVAVFTAADVPVNEYGLIYTDQPVLCGPGSSKPHADRVRFVGDQVAFIVAESEAIAARARDLIQVEYEDLPVIGDVFQAEQPQAFVLHPEKDSNTFVQYRVRQGDVEAGFAAADVIVEGEYHTPVQEHAYLAPESGLAYIDDEGRVTVEVAGQWAHEERLAVAHALGLPEEQVRVIHPAIGGAFGGREDMSIQIVLALAAWRLAQRGVPRPVKLIWSRAESMIGHHKRHAYTLRAKWGATRAGKIVAAQCELIADGGAYIYTSTKVLGNATLMSIGPYLIPNVKIDARAVFTNNVPGGAFRGFGGPQGAFAAETQVNKLAAALGMDPIELRMRNIARDGDVLFFQSPLPKGSSMDKVVEQGAQAAGWSRAAAGWQRDAARWPQLPPVAGAHIKRGVGFASGFKNVGFSFGFPERCYATVELHGDAHIERAVVHHAGSDVGQGAHTVFQQMAAEALDLPLEKVEMVVADTAVTGDSGSASASRLTFMAGNAIRGAAQQALQQWANEERPAIAEYKYVPPATTPLDPETGATDPNFACGYVAEAVAVEVDTETGHVHITDVLCADDVGKAINPQQIIGQIEGGVVQAAGYAIMEDFIQQDGYVKTPFFSNYLIPTVLDVPDRVESLILEYPDPEGAWGLRGMAEMPLIPLAPAVIAAVHDATGVWIDRFPLTPQRVLAALGKL from the coding sequence ATGAGCGCCATCGGCAAATCGGCCCAGCGGGTTGACGCCCGCGGCAAGGTCACCGGCCAGACGCTGTACCCGGGCGACATCAACTATCCCGGCCAGCTGTATGGCAAGGTGCTGTTTGCCAACCGGCCGCACGCCCGCATCCTCTCCATCAACACCGGCCCCGCCGAGGCTCTGCCTGGCGTGGTGGCGGTCTTCACCGCCGCCGATGTGCCGGTCAACGAATACGGCCTGATCTACACCGACCAGCCGGTGCTGTGCGGCCCAGGCTCCAGCAAGCCGCACGCCGACCGCGTGCGCTTTGTGGGCGACCAGGTGGCCTTTATCGTTGCCGAGAGCGAGGCCATCGCTGCCAGGGCGCGTGACCTGATCCAGGTGGAATACGAAGACCTGCCTGTGATCGGGGATGTCTTCCAGGCCGAGCAGCCGCAGGCCTTTGTGCTGCACCCGGAGAAAGACAGCAACACCTTCGTGCAGTACCGCGTGCGCCAGGGCGATGTGGAGGCCGGCTTTGCCGCAGCCGACGTGATCGTCGAGGGCGAGTACCACACGCCGGTGCAGGAGCATGCCTACCTGGCGCCCGAATCCGGCCTGGCCTATATCGATGACGAAGGCCGGGTTACTGTGGAAGTCGCCGGGCAGTGGGCGCATGAAGAGCGCCTGGCTGTGGCCCATGCCCTGGGTCTGCCTGAAGAGCAGGTGCGCGTGATCCACCCGGCGATTGGCGGCGCCTTTGGCGGCCGCGAGGACATGTCCATCCAGATCGTGCTGGCGCTGGCCGCCTGGCGCCTGGCGCAGCGCGGCGTGCCGCGCCCGGTCAAGCTGATCTGGTCGCGGGCTGAGTCGATGATCGGCCACCACAAGCGCCACGCCTATACTCTGCGCGCCAAGTGGGGTGCCACGCGTGCGGGCAAGATCGTGGCTGCACAGTGCGAGCTGATCGCGGATGGCGGCGCGTACATTTATACATCCACCAAGGTGCTGGGCAATGCGACCTTGATGAGCATTGGCCCCTACCTGATCCCCAACGTCAAGATCGATGCGCGGGCCGTCTTCACCAACAATGTGCCCGGCGGCGCCTTCCGCGGCTTTGGCGGCCCGCAGGGCGCTTTTGCCGCCGAGACGCAGGTCAACAAACTGGCCGCCGCGCTGGGCATGGACCCCATCGAGCTGCGCATGCGCAACATCGCCCGCGATGGCGATGTACTTTTCTTCCAATCCCCGCTGCCCAAAGGCTCCAGCATGGACAAAGTCGTGGAGCAGGGCGCCCAGGCGGCGGGCTGGTCGCGGGCTGCGGCGGGCTGGCAACGTGACGCAGCCCGCTGGCCGCAGCTGCCGCCGGTCGCCGGCGCGCACATCAAGCGTGGCGTGGGCTTCGCTTCCGGCTTCAAGAATGTGGGCTTTTCCTTCGGCTTCCCGGAGCGCTGCTACGCTACCGTGGAACTGCACGGCGATGCGCACATCGAGCGCGCCGTGGTTCACCATGCCGGCTCAGACGTGGGCCAGGGCGCCCACACCGTCTTCCAGCAGATGGCTGCCGAAGCGCTGGACCTGCCGCTGGAGAAGGTCGAGATGGTTGTGGCCGATACGGCCGTCACCGGTGACTCGGGCAGCGCCTCGGCTTCACGGCTGACCTTCATGGCGGGCAACGCCATCCGCGGCGCGGCCCAGCAAGCTTTGCAGCAATGGGCCAATGAAGAGCGCCCGGCGATTGCCGAATACAAATATGTGCCGCCCGCCACTACACCGCTGGACCCCGAAACCGGGGCCACTGACCCCAACTTCGCCTGCGGCTATGTGGCCGAGGCGGTGGCGGTGGAAGTGGACACCGAGACCGGCCATGTGCACATTACCGATGTGCTCTGCGCAGACGATGTCGGCAAGGCCATCAACCCACAGCAAATCATCGGCCAGATCGAGGGCGGCGTGGTGCAGGCCGCCGGCTATGCGATCATGGAAGATTTCATCCAGCAGGACGGCTACGTCAAAACACCTTTCTTCTCCAATTATTTGATCCCCACTGTGCTGGATGTGCCAGACCGGGTTGAATCGCTGATTTTGGAATACCCCGACCCCGAAGGCGCCTGGGGTTTGCGCGGCATGGCCGAAATGCCGTTGATCCCACTGGCCCCGGCGGTCATCGCCGCGGTGCATGACGCCACCGGCGTGTGGATCGACCGCTTCCCGCTCACCCCGCAACGCGTCCTGGCGGCCCTGGGCAAGCTCTAA
- a CDS encoding FAD binding domain-containing protein, which produces MWSDYIHAGTIDEALAALAERGPSARLVAGATDLMIEIELGVRKGLETLIDITRIPGLDEIRLEDGRVHLGPLVTHNDCAASPLLRLHGLPLAQAAYEVGAPQIRNRGTIAGNLVTASPANDTIPALVALGASVELRSATGTRRLHLAEFYTGPRKTVMQPDEMLVDIDFPALEPALARGAFLRITLRRAQAISVVNTAVVLHFDGDSIIQAAIALGSVAPVIVRAPQAEAFLLGKALSQEVIQEAALLAIAAAQPIDDIRSTAVYRQRMVGVAVARVLDELAAGTQPQRVPPQPVLLATPASLSQPQSSADGTITTTINGQAHTLENGQEKSLLRLLREDALLIGTKEGCAEGECGACTVFLDGKAVMSCLVPAPRAHGAQIITIEGLAQGEELHPVQQAFIDNAAVQCGYCTPGFIMSAAKLLEERPQPSRADAQVAVTGNLCRCTGYYKILDAIQQAAENGAQA; this is translated from the coding sequence ATGTGGTCCGATTACATTCACGCCGGCACTATTGACGAAGCCCTCGCCGCTCTGGCTGAACGCGGTCCCTCGGCCCGTCTGGTGGCTGGCGCCACTGACCTGATGATCGAGATCGAGCTGGGCGTCCGTAAAGGCCTGGAGACGCTGATCGATATCACGCGCATCCCCGGCCTGGACGAGATCCGTCTGGAAGACGGGCGTGTCCATCTCGGCCCGCTGGTGACCCACAACGACTGCGCCGCCAGCCCGCTGTTGCGCCTGCATGGCCTGCCGCTGGCCCAGGCAGCCTACGAGGTCGGCGCGCCGCAGATCCGCAACCGCGGCACGATCGCCGGCAATCTGGTGACCGCCTCGCCAGCCAACGACACCATCCCGGCGCTGGTGGCTCTGGGCGCCAGTGTGGAGCTGCGCTCCGCCACCGGGACGCGCAGGCTGCACCTGGCGGAGTTCTACACCGGCCCGCGCAAGACCGTGATGCAGCCGGATGAAATGCTGGTCGATATTGATTTTCCGGCGCTGGAGCCTGCACTGGCCCGCGGCGCATTCCTGCGCATCACGCTGCGCCGCGCCCAGGCCATCTCGGTGGTCAACACGGCCGTCGTGCTGCACTTTGACGGCGATAGCATCATCCAGGCTGCAATAGCCCTGGGATCCGTGGCGCCTGTGATCGTGCGCGCCCCCCAAGCTGAGGCCTTCTTGCTGGGCAAAGCGCTCAGCCAGGAGGTGATTCAAGAAGCCGCCTTGCTAGCCATCGCCGCCGCCCAACCGATCGACGACATTCGCAGCACGGCGGTCTACCGCCAGCGCATGGTCGGCGTGGCCGTGGCGCGCGTGCTCGACGAGCTGGCGGCTGGGACGCAGCCGCAGCGGGTGCCCCCCCAGCCAGTGCTGTTGGCCACCCCGGCGTCGCTCAGCCAACCGCAAAGCTCTGCGGATGGGACGATCACCACCACCATCAATGGCCAAGCCCATACGCTGGAAAACGGGCAGGAGAAAAGCCTGCTGCGCCTGCTGCGCGAGGATGCCTTGCTGATCGGCACCAAAGAGGGCTGTGCCGAAGGCGAGTGCGGCGCTTGCACCGTCTTTCTGGACGGTAAGGCGGTGATGAGCTGCCTGGTACCTGCCCCGCGTGCTCACGGCGCGCAGATCATCACCATTGAAGGCCTGGCCCAGGGCGAAGAGCTGCACCCGGTGCAGCAAGCCTTTATTGATAACGCTGCGGTGCAGTGCGGGTATTGCACGCCGGGCTTTATCATGTCGGCGGCCAAACTGCTCGAAGAGCGCCCACAGCCCAGCCGGGCAGATGCCCAGGTGGCCGTAACCGGCAACCTGTGCCGCTGCACGGGCTACTACAAGATCCTCGACGCCATTCAGCAGGCCGCAGAAAACGGAGCGCAAGCATGA
- a CDS encoding nucleotidyltransferase family protein, with product MPNHVAGILLAAGESKRLGQPKQLLDWKGKPFVRQVAETALASLLDSVIVVTGAAAAEVSAALDGLPVTLVHNPRFAEGQSTSVQAGLAALPPQARAALFLVSDQPQLPVALIDTLRAQHAASSAPIVATLVDDQRSNPVLFDRVTFPHFAELQGDVGGRALFSRFQVTWVPWLDASLSIDVDTLEDYERLKRAAG from the coding sequence ATGCCTAACCATGTAGCCGGCATCCTGCTCGCTGCCGGGGAGTCCAAACGTCTGGGTCAGCCCAAGCAGCTGCTCGATTGGAAGGGCAAGCCTTTCGTGCGCCAGGTGGCCGAAACAGCACTGGCCTCGCTGCTCGACTCCGTGATCGTGGTCACCGGCGCGGCCGCCGCCGAAGTCAGCGCGGCGTTGGACGGCCTGCCTGTCACCCTGGTGCACAACCCGCGCTTCGCCGAAGGTCAAAGCACTTCCGTGCAGGCCGGGCTGGCGGCCCTGCCGCCGCAGGCGCGTGCGGCGCTTTTCCTGGTCAGCGACCAGCCGCAGCTGCCCGTGGCGCTGATCGACACGTTGCGCGCCCAGCATGCCGCCAGCAGCGCGCCGATCGTGGCCACCCTGGTGGATGACCAGCGCAGCAACCCGGTGCTCTTCGACCGCGTCACTTTTCCTCACTTCGCTGAGCTGCAGGGCGACGTGGGCGGCCGCGCCCTGTTCTCCCGTTTCCAAGTTACCTGGGTGCCGTGGCTGGATGCTTCACTCTCGATAGACGTGGACACCCTCGAGGACTACGAGCGGCTTAAGCGCGCCGCAGGCTAG
- the ndk gene encoding nucleoside-diphosphate kinase translates to MERSLVLVKPDGVQRGLVGEVISRLERRGLRLVGAKFIEVSKDLAEKHYAEHKGKGFYDGLIKYITSSPVMAMAWEGPNAVAAIRQTMGATRPTEAAPGSLRHDFALEVGRNLTHASDQPESGEREVKLWFDSDELVDWKRAVDRWVFEDHDD, encoded by the coding sequence TTGGAACGCAGTTTGGTACTGGTAAAACCCGATGGTGTGCAGCGCGGTCTGGTGGGCGAAGTCATTTCCCGCCTGGAACGCCGCGGCCTGCGCCTGGTAGGCGCGAAATTCATTGAAGTCAGCAAGGATCTGGCGGAAAAGCATTATGCCGAACACAAGGGCAAAGGCTTTTACGACGGCCTGATCAAGTACATTACCTCCAGCCCGGTGATGGCCATGGCCTGGGAAGGCCCCAACGCGGTGGCGGCCATCCGCCAGACGATGGGCGCCACCCGGCCCACGGAGGCGGCCCCGGGCAGCCTGCGCCACGACTTCGCCCTGGAGGTGGGTCGCAACCTGACGCACGCCTCGGACCAGCCGGAAAGCGGCGAACGCGAGGTCAAGCTGTGGTTCGACTCAGACGAACTGGTCGACTGGAAGCGTGCGGTGGACCGCTGGGTCTTCGAAGACCACGACGATTAG
- a CDS encoding tetratricopeptide repeat protein: MAEIALRTYLSQIESLIDAGQTNEALAHCRHILERFPKNIATYRLMAKAYLEAQQHTEAADIFQRVLASCPDDFVAHIGMSIVGEEAGDADAAIWHMERAFEAQPSNRAVQDELRRLYTAREGYAPPKVRLTRGALARMYAHGDLFNQAITELRSALAEDPERPDLQVLLAEMLLKSQRQNEAIQVCQQLIEKMPYCLFPNRAMAEILGREQRDIEAAPYLERVQEMDPYAAQTDTREAVDNVPADSVMLEKLARELEDEENPSPYAAEVAGSETEDLPDWLSVEMEDGEVQAEDAARAEETPVEPQAGRTSSLLESLESLEPGPVASEDEQLQMYGTRGTAALVEDAVPDWLRELGPAMHTTGDLPEDEAPQPRKLSWTEELRDAGLQPTSLPEDEEPLPAADEAADEADLPDSQATQVVDDEESLSWLENLAASQGVEEEELLTTPEERQLAKPDWAPEVEAPSEEPQSASPALSWLDSLDTQDEAPGSAESSGPPPAFEAAEHVPAASPADPDRGSAEAQAEDDLSTDSLRQIFTEMPEIPAEAETPSWLQELSAEIEETQADAPAPRALEETPDWLNELRLQTGELKPLDAEGQPAEENAPAESEPAPAEENELKKLDWLDELGPPKHQPASEWVPEAELSTEEAAAKAEAWETEDHPGIEAASEPLAPNGIEEEAQPIEDWLAGLDEAGVAETDTATDEANDRLAEQAHRSAAQAAEPLATRAAPEQLQEARRALNGGDLQLALRHYDGLTRRRRQLAEVIADLQAAASLQPDQIALWQALGDAYMRNNQLSQALECYTQAEDLL, translated from the coding sequence GTGGCCGAAATTGCATTACGAACCTATCTAAGCCAGATCGAGAGCTTGATTGATGCTGGGCAGACCAATGAAGCGCTAGCCCACTGCCGCCACATCCTGGAACGCTTCCCCAAGAACATCGCCACCTATCGCTTAATGGCCAAGGCCTATCTGGAAGCGCAGCAGCACACAGAGGCTGCAGACATCTTCCAGCGCGTGCTGGCCTCCTGCCCGGATGACTTCGTCGCCCATATCGGCATGAGCATCGTGGGGGAAGAAGCCGGCGATGCGGATGCCGCCATCTGGCACATGGAGCGCGCCTTTGAAGCGCAGCCCTCCAACCGGGCGGTGCAAGACGAGCTGCGCCGGCTATACACCGCCCGCGAGGGCTATGCACCGCCCAAGGTGCGCCTGACGCGCGGCGCCCTGGCGCGCATGTACGCCCACGGCGACCTGTTCAACCAGGCCATCACTGAACTGCGTAGCGCGCTGGCCGAGGACCCAGAGCGGCCGGACCTGCAGGTGCTGCTGGCCGAAATGCTGCTGAAAAGCCAGCGGCAAAACGAAGCCATTCAGGTTTGCCAGCAATTGATCGAAAAGATGCCTTATTGCCTGTTCCCAAACCGCGCCATGGCCGAGATCTTGGGCCGTGAACAGCGTGATATTGAGGCGGCCCCTTACCTGGAACGGGTGCAGGAGATGGACCCGTACGCCGCCCAGACCGACACGCGCGAGGCGGTCGACAACGTGCCCGCAGACAGCGTGATGCTGGAAAAATTGGCCCGCGAGTTGGAAGACGAGGAAAACCCCAGCCCGTATGCGGCTGAGGTAGCAGGCTCTGAAACGGAAGACCTGCCGGACTGGCTCTCCGTAGAGATGGAAGACGGTGAAGTCCAGGCCGAGGACGCGGCTCGCGCTGAAGAGACACCGGTAGAGCCGCAAGCCGGGCGCACCAGCTCCCTCTTGGAGAGCCTGGAAAGCCTGGAGCCCGGCCCGGTGGCCAGCGAAGATGAGCAGCTGCAGATGTACGGCACACGCGGCACCGCCGCCCTGGTGGAAGACGCCGTGCCGGATTGGCTGCGTGAGCTGGGGCCGGCCATGCACACAACCGGCGATCTGCCGGAAGACGAAGCGCCACAGCCGCGCAAGCTGAGCTGGACTGAAGAGCTGCGCGATGCCGGCCTGCAACCCACGAGCCTGCCGGAAGACGAGGAACCTCTGCCGGCAGCCGATGAAGCCGCGGACGAAGCCGACCTGCCCGACAGCCAAGCCACCCAAGTCGTGGACGATGAGGAAAGCCTGAGCTGGCTGGAAAACCTGGCGGCCAGCCAGGGCGTCGAGGAAGAAGAACTACTGACCACGCCGGAGGAGCGCCAGTTGGCCAAGCCGGACTGGGCGCCAGAGGTAGAAGCACCCTCCGAGGAGCCGCAAAGCGCCAGCCCCGCCCTAAGCTGGCTGGACAGCCTGGACACTCAGGACGAGGCCCCGGGATCCGCCGAGAGCAGCGGCCCGCCGCCGGCATTTGAGGCGGCGGAGCATGTCCCTGCGGCCAGCCCGGCAGACCCCGACCGGGGAAGCGCAGAAGCGCAAGCTGAAGACGATCTTTCCACCGACAGCCTGCGCCAGATCTTCACCGAAATGCCAGAAATCCCCGCCGAGGCGGAAACGCCCTCCTGGCTGCAAGAGCTAAGCGCCGAAATTGAAGAAACCCAGGCAGACGCCCCGGCCCCACGCGCCTTAGAAGAAACGCCGGACTGGCTGAACGAATTGCGCTTGCAGACCGGCGAGCTGAAACCGCTGGACGCCGAGGGCCAGCCAGCTGAAGAAAACGCTCCTGCAGAGTCTGAACCCGCGCCGGCGGAAGAGAATGAGCTGAAGAAGCTGGACTGGTTGGATGAGCTCGGTCCGCCCAAACACCAACCCGCCAGCGAGTGGGTGCCGGAAGCGGAACTGAGCACCGAAGAGGCCGCGGCCAAAGCGGAGGCCTGGGAAACGGAAGACCATCCAGGGATAGAGGCTGCCAGCGAGCCGCTGGCCCCCAACGGGATAGAAGAGGAAGCCCAGCCCATCGAAGACTGGCTGGCTGGCCTGGACGAAGCTGGGGTCGCCGAGACTGACACAGCAACCGATGAAGCAAACGACCGGCTGGCCGAGCAGGCCCACCGCTCAGCCGCACAGGCGGCTGAACCCCTGGCGACCCGCGCCGCGCCGGAGCAGCTGCAGGAAGCCCGCCGGGCGCTGAACGGCGGCGACCTGCAGTTGGCCCTGCGCCACTATGACGGTCTAACCCGGCGGCGGCGCCAGCTGGCGGAAGTGATCGCCGACCTGCAAGCCGCCGCCAGCCTGCAGCCGGACCAGATTGCCTTGTGGCAGGCGTTGGGCGACGCCTATATGCGCAATAACCAGCTGAGCCAGGCCCTGGAGTGCTATACCCAGGCTGAAGACCTGCTCTAG